A window of the Candidatus Binataceae bacterium genome harbors these coding sequences:
- a CDS encoding TetR family transcriptional regulator — protein MLFRHQSKPHSSAEARRKEILEAALHIVADGGPDAITFRRVADRAQVPLGSLTYYFDSREDLLREAFRLYLSEAIAFISDVEDEKRPHTPSGIIELVLEIVRREFSDNPTIVRVEYELILYAARDPALAREFNAYERWMEARLTAALEELGAARPVDAARTIIDVVRGFEIERLTHTGAQLEDLKRRLSLVIEALISERSASDTAVGNRRSRRVRESNRRRTSVR, from the coding sequence CGCGACGCAAGGAAATCCTGGAGGCGGCCCTCCATATCGTCGCCGACGGCGGTCCTGATGCGATTACCTTTCGGCGTGTCGCGGATCGCGCGCAGGTCCCGCTGGGCTCACTTACCTATTACTTCGATTCTCGTGAGGATCTCCTTCGCGAAGCATTTCGTCTCTATCTGTCCGAGGCTATCGCATTCATTTCCGACGTCGAGGATGAGAAGCGGCCCCACACTCCCTCGGGCATTATCGAATTGGTGCTGGAGATTGTGCGCCGGGAGTTTTCCGACAATCCCACAATAGTTCGGGTGGAGTATGAGCTGATTCTTTACGCGGCCCGCGATCCCGCGTTGGCTCGTGAGTTCAATGCTTACGAAAGATGGATGGAAGCTCGTCTCACGGCCGCGTTGGAGGAGCTCGGAGCGGCGCGTCCAGTCGATGCGGCGCGCACGATTATCGACGTGGTGCGCGGATTCGAGATCGAACGACTGACTCATACTGGAGCTCAGCTCGAAGACCTGAAACGAAGGCTCAGCCTTGTCATCGAAGCGCTCATCAGCGAGCGATCCGCGAGTGACACAGCTGTAGGAAATCGTCGGTCGCGCCGTGTGCGCGAATCGAATCGGAGAAGGACGTCGGTGCGATGA
- a CDS encoding phytanoyl-CoA dioxygenase family protein, which produces MNISHLKTTTSGEEVSAALEGDGAVIVDSVLSAGEVDDVMAELRPWIENTKPGPDSFSGRNTRRTGSLIARSPKCRSLVMHPLVLATCGRFLGHAASYQLHLTQVIAIGPGEQAQHIHRDQWAFDFFSFPKGYEVQCNTIWAMTDFTEQSGATRVIPGSNRFDDKLRFKEEDTIPAAMTKGSVLFYSGSVYHGGGANRSSETRIGINLTYNLSWLRQEENQYLAVPMEVARTLPVELLRLMGYQRGAYALGYVGDLLDPLQVVRPEIQNLGLGRLENTLEKLKKPHGDRVEQKRD; this is translated from the coding sequence ATGAACATCAGCCATCTGAAAACAACTACTAGCGGCGAGGAAGTTTCCGCAGCGCTCGAAGGTGACGGCGCCGTAATTGTCGACTCGGTCCTGAGCGCGGGTGAGGTCGACGATGTCATGGCGGAACTGCGTCCTTGGATTGAAAACACCAAGCCGGGGCCGGACAGCTTTTCCGGACGAAATACACGCCGCACCGGCTCGCTGATCGCTCGGTCGCCCAAGTGCCGCTCGCTAGTGATGCACCCGCTCGTGCTCGCCACCTGCGGCAGGTTTCTTGGCCACGCTGCCAGCTATCAGCTCCACCTGACCCAAGTCATCGCAATCGGTCCGGGCGAACAGGCGCAGCACATCCATCGCGATCAGTGGGCCTTTGATTTTTTCAGTTTTCCGAAAGGATACGAGGTTCAGTGCAACACCATTTGGGCGATGACGGACTTCACTGAACAAAGCGGCGCGACCAGGGTGATTCCGGGCAGCAATCGCTTCGACGACAAGCTGCGCTTTAAGGAAGAAGACACCATACCCGCCGCAATGACCAAGGGCTCCGTGCTGTTCTATAGCGGCAGCGTTTATCACGGCGGAGGCGCGAATCGTTCCAGTGAAACCCGCATTGGAATCAATCTTACGTACAACCTCTCCTGGTTGCGGCAAGAGGAAAATCAATACCTGGCGGTGCCGATGGAAGTCGCACGCACACTGCCAGTCGAACTGCTTCGGCTGATGGGCTATCAGCGCGGAGCCTATGCGCTTGGCTACGTGGGCGATCTGCTCGATCCCCTCCAGGTAGTGCGGCCTGAAATCCAAAACCTCGGCCTTGGTCGCCTGGAGAACACCCTAGAGAAGCTGAAGAAGCCGCACGGCGACCGGGTGGAGCAGAAGCGCGACTAG